In Dermacentor andersoni chromosome 4, qqDerAnde1_hic_scaffold, whole genome shotgun sequence, the following proteins share a genomic window:
- the LOC126536559 gene encoding uncharacterized protein: MDLEGEVTTPRSESMAVTVREMNNTTTAASNKSGDEPVRDNRSYECDVCFMRFTQFANMRRHKLSHSGIRPFECRLCLRRFFRKDHLVEHTVRKHSKQRPLRCPFCAKTFPSVPMLKCHLSNAHSSGYTPRSNICNICGFVATSAGGAKIHYMTYHVRRALRSSSPTGNSPGLASLLSSPYQGPNGEVCTLGPSTMAAMDVYRESSEDGVGAIEVHHIEGDYSEISPRITSVTSQRDSADKAGEEDDDDSMIVVKSEMQENITDTLTADNGDTNNNNTNASNNNNASASTGSGTAGADESRDSPRDNQSSAEDHGFITSDTGNWTMPSSSSSQEHCSLGTSGQWSATAVHGNHDLGIVISPPPTGAFGSTSVGDKADEKQMRSTPETSTADGDSGVDMRYPSPLACQYCDVVFYDRTLYLLHRGAHSFRKPWRCNLCGHQCKHRYDFASHLVAHPHI, encoded by the coding sequence ATGGATCTTGAGGGGGAGGTGACGACACCCAGAAGTGAAAGCATGGCTGTGACAGTACGAGAGATGAACAACACGACTACCGCAGCAAGCAACAAGTCTGGTGACGAGCCTGTACGTGACAACCGCTCGTACGAGTGCGATGTTTGCTTCATGCGTTTCACCCAGTTTGCCAACATGCGGAGGCACAAGCTCAGCCACTCTGGCATCCGCCCTTTCGAGTGCCGCTTGTGCCTTCGGCGTTTTTTCCGCAAGGACCATCTCGTTGAACACACCGTCCGCAAGCATTCGAAGCAGCGACCGCTGCGCTGCCCCTTCTGTGCAAAGACGTTTCCCTCTGTGCCCATGCTCAAATGTCACCTCTCCAATGCCCACTCGTCAGGCTACACTCCTCGCAGCAACATTTGCAACATATGCGGTTTTGTTGCCACCTCAGCCGGCGGAGCAAAGATTCATTACATGACCTACCACGTTCGCAGAGCCCTGCGGTCGTCATCTCCAACAGGAAATTCACCAGGCCTTGCTTCCTTGCTTTCTTCACCATACCAGGGTCCAAATGGTGAAGTCTGCACCTTAGGGCCAAGTACCATGGCGGCAATGGATGTGTACCGTGAGTCCTCCGAGGATGGTGTGGGTGCCATAGAGGTGCATCACATTGAAGGAGACTACTCAGAAATATCACCTCGTATCACGAGCGTAACATCTCAGCGCGACTCCGCTGACAAGGCTGGTGAGGAGGACGACGATGACAGCATGATTGTGGTCAAATCTGAGATGCAGGAAAACATCACTGACACACTTACCGCTGACAACGGcgacaccaacaacaacaacacaaatgccagcaacaacaacaatgccTCTGCCAGCACTGGCTCTGGAACAGCTGGAGCTGATGAGAGCAGGGATTCTCCTCGGGACAACCAGTCCTCTGCCGAAGACCATGGGTTCATTACCTCTGATACAGGAAACTGGACCATGCCTTCATCTTCGTCGTCTCAAGAGCACTGCTCCTTGGGGAccagtgggcagtggagtgcaACAGCAGTACATGGAAACCACGACCTTGGTATAGTCATCTCGCCTCCTCCGACTGGCGCATTTGGGTCCACTTCTGTCGGGGATAAAGCCGACGAGAAACAGATGCGCAGCACACCAGAAACATCTACTGCCGATGGTGACAGTGGCGTTGACATGCGCTACCCAAGTCCTCTGGCCTGCCAGTATTGTGATGTTGTCTTCTACGATCGCACCCTGTACCTTCTACACCGTGGCGCTCACTCCTTCCGCAAACCATGGAGGTGCAACCTTTGCGGTCACCAATGCAAGCACAGGTATGACTTTGCCAGCCACCTGGTTGCTCACCCGCACATCTGA